The Mytilus edulis chromosome 12, xbMytEdul2.2, whole genome shotgun sequence genome contains a region encoding:
- the LOC139498117 gene encoding uncharacterized protein produces the protein MWNAVFEILLVTFSVTMVTGMSDFLRVIYRKSLPADLKAGFKMDFPYKIYVYNLPPALNENIVKEITKTNHVTKGMMTASGLGREIAKMGKYEDMSIRDTFQFSLEVIMHQKMLNSPYRTLDPDAADFFYVPAYTALRCIVKDKDCQSCLFNRFLSALVSFLQQQPYFKEKRPHFSAIGKIHRELADFECPYLLYPVMKELTFFAIEKEAALEPGAGGNLLVHQAAQSLIVLPYPSYIHFTANTASVMGYGSQRTVFALLPVVHPEESTLSTKLSAQFNGSTSYSYGKYFRNYKHGQYDMIHVNTDARDNEIMIRKTISWMTHSTFCLHPPGESSTRRSFYDSILCGCIPVIFIDKAIPYAFPSSLDYSKFSVGIKQIDILQGKNIGDILRSINPSVVKQLQRNLDIISQRMQYSVPKANVPDAIDIALLELAKTIEDTKNEKDEKKK, from the exons ATGTGGAACGCGGTATTTGAAATCTTACTGGTGACATTTTCTGTTACTATGGTAACTGGGATGTCTGATTTTCTCAG GGTAATTTACAGAAAAAGTCTCCCTGCGGATTTAAAGGCCGGTTTTAAAATGGATTTTCCATACAAGATATACGTATACAATCTCCCGCCAGCATTAAACGAGAACATTGTAAAAGAGATTACGAAGACGAACCATGTAACAAAAGGAATGATGACGGCTTCAGGACTCGGCCGAGAGATCGCCAAAATGGGGAAATACGAAGACATGTCAATACGAGATACCTTTCAGTTTAGTTTAGAAGTTATCATGcatcaaaaaatgttaaatagtCCCTACAGAACTTTAGACCCAGATGCAGCTGATTTTTTCTATGTACCCGCATACACCGCATTACGGTGTATTGTGAAAGATAAAGATTGCCAGAGCTGTTTATTTAACCGGTTCTTAAGCGCTCTAGTCTCTTTCTTACAACAACAaccttattttaaagaaaaaagaccTCACTTTTCAGCCATTGGAAAGATACACAGAGAATTAGCTGATTTTGAATGTCCATATCTTTTATATCCTGTCATGAAAGAATTAACTTTCTTTGCAATTGAAAAAGAAGCGGCACTTGAACCGGGAGCAGGAGGAAATTTGTTGGTACACCAAGCTGCACAATCGTTGATCGTCCTGCCGTATCCGTCATACATTCATTTTACTGCAAATACTGCTAGTGTCATGGGTTATGGTTCTCAAAGAACTGTTTTTGCTCTGCTTCCGGTTGTGCACCCAGAAGAATCTACATTGAGTACAAAACTTTCCGCTCAGTTCAACGGAAGCACATCTTACTCTTATGGAAAATATTTCCGCAATTACAAACACGGACAATACGATATGATTCATGTTAATACTGACGCAAGAGACAACGAGATTATGATTCGTAAAACTATTTCTTGGATGACTCACTCCACTTTCTGTCTGCATCCGCCAGGGGAATCCAGCACCAGACGATCATTCTACGACTCCATTCTATGCGGATGTATCCCAGTTATATTTATAGACAAGGCCATTCCATATGCATTTCCCTCTAGCTTGGACTACAGCAAATTTTCAGTCGGTATAAAgcaaattgatattttacaagGAAAGAACATTGGAGATATTTTAAGATCAATTAATCCAAGCGTTGTTAAGCAACTGCAAAGAAATCTAGATATTATTTCTCAGCGAATGCAATATTCTGTTCCAAAAGCTAATGTCCCTGACGCAATTGACATTGCGCTTCTGGAATTGGCTAAAACAATTGAagacacaaaaaatgaaaaagatgaaaAGAAGAAATAA
- the LOC139498118 gene encoding uncharacterized protein, with protein MDLLKIIKRYRSDIDPKLQQFDGKCLSTFSREDLLQVATKLKIQLNDILVLLDVDDTRENLCKVVSFALEQEYALKEDKVEEPPKKKNKTTENKSSGMKTLEEKIAELEKKLEKKQAEDELSEFERAKRDVKDEAAKGKVDIDVLHERLILLDNLARKQNHDLKDKINLILSRFHIHKSRPNFAAALVLKLVCNKEEEAILDKEQKLLKTFGFADDDNYNMQSHNLYMHGQGFMGNTFGQAQGHSYGMSPRFTGPPRRGRGRGNSHNLCFKCNKPGHYVRDCPANQNSSSSN; from the exons ATGGATCTCCTTAAGATAATCAAAAGATACAGATCAGACATTGATCCAAAGCTTCAGCAATTCGATGGAAAGTGTTTAAGTACTTTTAGCAGGGAAGATCTATTACAAGTAGCCACCAAACTTAAGATACAATTAAATGACATTTTAGTGCTCCTAGACGTGGATGACACGAGAGAGAACTTATGCAAAGTTGTTAGTTTTGCATTAGAGCAAGAATACGCATTGAAAGAGGATAAGGTTGAAGAACCtccaaagaagaaaaataaaactaCAGAAAACAAGTCGTCAGGG ATGAAGACATTAGAAGAGAAAATAGCAGAGCTTGAGAAAAAGTTAGAGAAGAAACAAGCTGAGGACGAGTTATCGGAATTTGAGAGGGCTAAGAGAGACGTTAAAGATGAGGCTGCAAAAGGAAAGGTGGATATTGATGTTTTACATGAAAGATTGATATTACTAGACAATTTGGCGAGAAAGCAAAATCATGACTTAAAGGACAAAATAAACTTAATACTAAGTAGATTTCATATACACAAAAGTAGACCAAATTTTGCTGCAGCATTAGTACTGAAACTTGTCTGCAACAAAGAGGAGGAAGCGATACTTGACAAAGAACAGAAGTTACTTAAGACATTTGGTTTCGCTGATGATGACAATTATAATATGCAATCTCATAATTTGTACATGCATGGGCAAGGTTTTATGGGAAATACTTTTGGTCAAGCACAAGGTCATTCTTACGGAATGTCTCCTCGCTTTACAGGTCCACCCCGTCGCGGTAGGGGGCGTGGTAATAGTCACAATCtatgttttaaatgtaacaaGCCGGGTCATTATGTTAGGGATTGTCCAGCTAACCAAAATTCTTCAAgttcaaattaa